The genomic DNA ACAGATTTAATGTGGCCAAATCCTTGATAATATTGGACTGGCGGTTTGTGATAAGAATAATGTAGTAGTTATCAAAGGGCCTATACACGTAGCGGACGTGCTTGTCCTCGACAAATGTGTGGTCTGACGAGATCTCGGAGACTAGGTTCTGGAAATTGGACAGCAACTCTAGGACTCGATCCTTGGACAGATCTTTGAATTGCCTGGACAAGAGAGGTTTCCCCTGACGCGTAGTGATAGAAGCAGCCAAAACCACCATTgtgtatttcttttgatgGAGCTATAGGTATTCTAATATGATCTATATTCGACGCTGAGGCTAATTGCCCTTGTTCTTGAGGTGTCAACAACCAgattttctaatttttcgCTGGCTGTTGCTGGAAAAATGTAAACGCGCAGGGCGggtaataataaaagtTGAACTATGAAGAACAATAGAAACGCCAAGGTTTACTGACAGAGACATGTTTTAATTCAAGTGATGAGGCGGAAACGTGCAAGATCCTAAATGAAGGATAAAAAGAGTTCTTAAAAAGGGAAGTAAGGAATAACAGAGTAGAAAAACCGAAAAGACAACTTAACAAATCGGCAACACTTTTATGGGGCCCCGCTCGCCTGTGTGCAAGTAGTATTCGACCTGGAACACGCATTTACCACGAGAAGACAGCAATAGTCCGTACAACATTAATTAGTTTCGACAATTGCTCGCCTTTATAAGCCATGCTAGTGCCCAATCAAACACTTTACTTGCCCTGAAGTTCCTTTTTTCGCTAGCCTGTAACTTAAATAAGCCATctaaccttttttttctaaaaattttctttattacCCTGTCGGCTTATTTTCTATTCTACACATTATTTGCCACCCATTGAAATTGTAGCTTGTATTAATAGGGAAAAGCCGGAAGTATAACCGGTGGAAAGTACTATTGAAGTGAGATAAGAAGCCATCGTAATGCCCTCGTTAGCCGAATTGACCAAGTCGTTAAGCATAGCCTTTGAAAACGGCGATTATGCCGCGTGTGAGAAGCTCTTGCCCCCTATCAAGATCGAACTTATCAAGAATAACCTTTTAATACCTGACTTATCCATTCAAAATGACATCTATTTGAATGATTTGATGATTACTAAAAGGATCCTGGAAGTAGGTGCCCTTGCTAGCATCCAAACTTTCAATTTTGACAGCTTCGAGAATTACTTCAACCAATTGAAGCCTTACTACTTTAGCAACAATCATAAATTATCTGAATCTGACAAGAAATCGAAGCTGATAAGTCTGTATTTGTTGAACTTATTGTCTCAGAATAACACAACCAAGTTTCACTCGGAATTGCAGTATCTAGATAAACATATCAAGAACTTGGAAGACGATTCACTTTTGTCTTACCCTATCAAACTAGACAGATGGCTCATGGAAGGGTCGTACCAGAAAGCATGGGATCTTCTGCAATCTGGGTCGCAGAATATATCAGAATTCGACTCTTTTACCGATATCCTAAAATCAGCTATAAGAGACGAAATTGCTAAAAATACCGAGCTATCCTACGACTTTCTCCCTCTCTCCAACATAAAGGCTTTGCTCTTTTTCAAcaacgaaaaagaaactgaaaaatttgcaCTAGAGAGAAACTGGCCTATTGTCAACTCGAAAGTTTACTTCAATAACCAATCAAAGGAGAAAGCTGATTACGAAGATGAAATGATGCATGAAGAAGACCAAAAGACAAACATTATCGAAAAAGCAATGGATTATGCCATaagtattgaaaatattgtgtaatatttgtatatataatatgTGCACAAAATTACTACAAAATAAACAACTTTTTCTCTCCCGGAGAACAAAGTAAgtggaaaaaattatacTAATAACAATCTAAAAATGTTTATTAGCTAGGATTATACacataaatatatatatatgtgtgtgtCTATATTTACATATACTAGACcgcaaaaaaaacataagGGCATCACTCataagaataataatattaaggGAGGGAAAAACACATTTATATTTCattacatttttttcattaagCGCCAATGATACCAAGAGACTTACCTTCGgcaattcttttttcggACAATGCAGCAATAACAGCAGCACCTGCACCTGAACCATCCTCAGCTGGAACAATCGTAATTGGATCTTTGCTTGCGTCACCAGTCCATCCATAGATATCTCTCAAACCCTTAGCGGCGGCTTCCTTGAAACCTGGGTATTTGTTATAGACAGAACCGTCAGCGGCAATGTGACCAGTCTTGTAACCTCTCTTTTGGCAAATAGCGGCAATACCACAAACAGCTAATCTAGCAGCTCTGGTACCGATCAATTCACAAAGTCTTCTAATCAACTTACGTTCTGGCAGAGTGGTCTTGACACCAAAGTCCTTTTGGAAGATGTCATCAGTATCTtccaagttttcaaatggATCATCCTCGATTCTTGCTGGGTAGGAGGTATCCATGATGTATGGTTGTTTCAACTTGCTTAGATCTTGATCCTTCAACATCAAGCCCTTCTCGTTTAATTCAAGTAACACTAGACGCAACAATTCACCCAAGTAGTAACCGGAGGtcatcttttcaaaagcttgTTGACCAGGTCTTGGAGATTGTTCGTCGACAGCAACATCGTACTTGGTTCTTGGCAAGACCAAATGTTCATTATCGAAGGAACCATATTCACAATTGATAGCCATTGGAGAGTTACTTGGAATATCGTCTGCTAATTTGCCCTCCAACTTTTCGATATCGGAAACAACATCATAGAAAGCACCGTTGACACCAGTACCGAAAATCACACCCATCTTAGTCTCTGGGTCAGTGTAGTATGAGGCAATTAAAGTACCAACAGTATCATTAATCAATGCTACAATTTCAATAGGCAACTCTCTCTTGGAAATTTCGTTTTGTAGCAATGGGACGACATCGTGGCCTTCGACATTTGGAATATCGAAACCCTTGGTCCATCTTTGCAAAATACCTTCGTTAATCTTGTTTTGGGAAGCTGGGTACGAGAAGGTGAAACCTAATGGTAAGGTGTCCTTGGTGTTTAGCAATTCTTGCTCGACCATAAAGTCCTTCAAAGAGTCGGCAATAAAGGACCATAACTCCTCTTGGTGCTTAGTGGTTCTCATGTCATGTGGTAGTTTATACTTGGATTGAGTGGTGTCAAAGGTATGGTTACCGCTCAACTTGACCAACACGACTCTTAAGTTAGTACCACCCAAATCAATGGCCAAATAGTTACCAGATTCTTTACCTGTTGGGAATTCCATGACCCAACCGGGAATCATTGGAATGTTACCTCCCTTCTTTGTCAAACCTTTATTCAATTCGTCGATAAAGTGCTTAACAACCTTTCTCAAGGTCTCGCTGTCAACTGTAAACATATCTTCCAACTGATGAATTTCATCCATCAATTCCTTGGGCACATCAGCCATGGAACCCTTTCTAGCCTGTGGTTTCTTTGGACCTAAATGAACcatcttattttttcagtattCTAATTGAGTTGTTTGGGTGAGTTtgattaaaagaaaagaattctAATTGAGTATTGCAAGCCACAATTGTTTCTTATTGCTCTTCTGCTATATATTGCGCtaagagaaagagaagaataCAAGATGAAGGAACGGTAGAATATTCCCAAGGAAGTGAAACCGATTGCTTATATACGAAATATTCctctttaaagaaaaggaggaaaCAGAAGCAGTTGAGAACAATCTTTGTTGCGTTCACTTGTTACTATTCCTCTCAACGGTCCTAAGGTACCAAAATCCGGGGggagaaagaaactttttcttttcatcaaccccttaaaaaaaaatgcataGTTCTTAGGtcttccattttttcttttgttggTTTTTGCAACCAGAGTATTTTTCCTGGTTGCTCCAGTAAGGTATTTCGCTATCTTCCAACAAACGGGGCACACGTGCGGGAGTTTCAAAGGGGCAGAATAGTGGGGTTCAGGGGCATAAGAAGCTCACACAATGcggaaaaacaaaagggGACTGCCATTCTTCCTGAAACCCACGCGTCACTGCTATACTGAGATCTGGCCAGGGGCAACCAGTATACTTAGTGGATAAACGACAGGAACACGTACTCCTTAAAAGCGTCtaaatcttcatttttccGGTTTATTTCCAACCGGGAAATAAATTATTCCTAATAAAATTTCCGGGGTTTGCAGGATGCGGGgtaaaagtaaaaaaatgaaaaagatgtaaaaagaaaagttcGAGGTAAGACCAGGTGCAAGGAGAATACTGGGCGCCAATGCTTTTACTGCAgcgaagaaaaattctaaCCGTCTGTTTCGGTTGCTAATTTTTGTCTTACTTTCGATGGTTAGGCTTCGTGGGGTAAAAGTCGAGCTTGTTTTCTGAAGCGGAAATTACAGCAGTTTGCTAGGTGAGTTTTAACTTTCCTAGTTGCATCCCATGGTCTAGATAATCACCCCACCCCACgccattctttttttgcaacACGGGCTTTGTTCCTGAAACAACTGGCATGGAAGATATTCCGGGGTTGTTTAACAATAAACGTGTAGAGTACAGGTAGAATATAGGCGAAGCCGCGGTGAGCACGGAATCGCGCATGGAAGAAAACACACCAGGTAAGCCTTTGGAACGCCATGTGTAAGGTGCAATGCACATGAGTGATTGTTAAAAAcagaaaagtaaaaattcCGATCTTGTCTGGAGGATCAATCGTCCTCTCAGTGCGTTTTCTTGGCGAGACAATTCAATTCGCTTTatgctctttttttttgtgaaTTTAGCCAATTCCggaaaaaacataaaaaaatggttatgcattctttattttgaagaatgaACTAGATATACAGTAATATACTAAATTGTCAGCTCTCGGCATAATTCAATGGCCGGAAAGTAGTACTATTAAAAAGAAGTGCGCTCAAAGAATAACTCCGGGAATAGGTGATGTAGCTTTTGGTGCTGGAAGCGAACCGCTTTCATGTGTTTTGGTCCCGGCTGTAGTGTTCTGCGGAGTTGCACTGGTGCTGTTGGTAGAGATTACGATTTTGGTAAATCCTGGTGTGACGGCTACATCAGTACCTCTAGTTAGACCAAACACTAATTCAATGCCAAAACTTAGACGCCCGATGATATTccttgtatatatattattatccGCTATGGGCACAGAAGTATGTTTAACAGTAGCAGAAGCGACTTATGTATGGATGTCCAACAACGAAGATGCCACAAACGTCTTCGTAGTTTTATCCACGGCGCCAGGTCTGGAGAATGGACACCAGGGTACTAAAATCATTAATTGCTCTTCCACCATCCTAACGTTGTTGACATTTAGTGTAGATACTTGGTGAAATATGTGCTTGTGAAAGCGATTGTCCATTCTTTATATATAGTCATGAAAGTAGTTAAAGTGAAGAATATATTAGAAGCTTTGGGTTCAAAAGAGGACGGTGAAGTGGCTCGCTTTGTTAATATATTGATTTATCCGAAACCCGGGAAGCACTCTAGAACTATGCCTTAGCATTTTAGTGGTCGAACTAGCCAGTTTTTCGATTGTTGGATGTGTTGTAATGACGGTATTATTTTTGCTCAATGAGTTAAAAGGCGAAAGCGTCAAATTGTAGGTCAGAATATGACTGACAGAATCAAACTGTCTGACAATTGCACAGGAGGATTGGCCGGAGTAAAATCGTTTAAGGTAGTATAAGCAGGTTGAGCAGACAATTGGCTAGAGCTAGCCATTGAGCCTAAAGAATTGCGAACAAGTCGGATAAGACAAAGGGAACTAATGTACAAGATCTTGTATCCTGAGAAGAGGAAATAAGTACTCAAGAATGGGCCAGAAATAATGTTAGAGTTTATAGGGGTGACAGCCCTTGAGCTAATAAATACTACAATAACAGTGTCCGTTTGAATGCTGGTCGGTGAATCAATCAAAGATTTGGTTGCAATGATATGTGCAATTTTGCTGATGGAGCTTGCTAAAGTTGTGATATTAGTCGAGATCCAATTAGAACGGATTAGGCGGGAATCGCTTGAGGGATCGCCAAAAATACTTGTGATTTGTGTAAGTTGGTTGTAATGCAAACCTGCTATCTTTACTTTCGAACAAAATAGATGAATCAGCGGCTAAGTATTCTGTGGCTAATGTGCTAGATACATGTTGAGTACTGCTATTTGTGCGCAACCGTTCTAACAATGCTGAGagatgatgaattgaaTATATCAGAAGTTTTACTAGCTACAGTAGTTGAGGTACCAATAGTGGGGGTATGCGAAAATTTACTAAAAGCACTGACTGGAGTTGTGGTACTAGTGAATACCTGGTCCAAATAGGTTATGAAGGAATCATTTGAGAATTGGCTAGAAGCAACTAAAACGCCCGTGGATTGAGGTTCAGATTTGCTACTGTCGCTTTCGAAGAAGCTAGATGAACCACGGGTAAAGTATTCTGCATCTAATGTGTTCAATAAATATTGAGTGACGTTATCGTAATGTTACAGTACTAACACCGCTAGAAAATGCTGGTGTGAATGTGAATGACGATAGACGGACTGATGCACTTTTCCATTGTACGATAACATTACTTACAAGATTGGGAGAAGCATGATTGAAAATTTGACTGGAAGAACCACTTATATTAGGAGTGGCGGTATTAGTAGAAAATTGACTAAACGCATCCGAAAATTAAATAGAATTTAAAGTTTCCTTGGGTGCACTGTTTTGGGCTGCAGTGCTAAAATCCAGAAGTGTTGGAGTCAGGTTACTTGTTTGCATACAGACATTACTGAAGTTTTCAGAAGGCCTTTGAATCGAGAACGAGATAAGGAAGTGTCCTCTAAATGCAATTTTAGAGCTCAAAGTGAGGATAGTGGCACTGAAACTTGATTTAGTTAATGGCCTTTAGATTTGCTGCTGTCTGAAAAGCTCATCATCGAGAAGCTCACAAAATGGAGTTCTAGTTGCCCTTTCACTATACAATCGATGTAAAGATGGCTTATAAGTATTTGAATTGTAAGTTTTGTGCTAGCTGAGGAATCAAAAAATGTATTTAGTGCTTCCTTACTGGTCAATTGTGTATTATTTCCAGATGAAACAGAAAATATGTATTTTATGGATTGACTAATCAAGTCACTTGCTGATTGTGTAATAGTGGTGGTTAAAGAAAGTACAGTAAGTTTGCTTGAAATACAGGCAGGATTCCTGGAATACTGCCTACTACTGCTTATTGAATAGAGTGTAATCTCGCCAAACCCAGTAATAGCATCGTTTAAGAAATGGTGCTTACTTGTAGGTAAAACTTCTGAAGGATACTGAGTAAATGTAAAATTATATGAGTTAAGGCAGAATGACTGTAAACTTTTGTGACGAATCTGGAAGATGCATTCGTCGATTGGCCTTCATTAAGTGA from Saccharomyces cerevisiae S288C chromosome VI, complete sequence includes the following:
- the HXK1 gene encoding hexokinase 1 (Hexokinase isoenzyme 1; a cytosolic protein that catalyzes phosphorylation of glucose during glucose metabolism; expression is highest during growth on non-glucose carbon sources; glucose-induced repression involves hexokinase Hxk2p; HXK1 has a paralog, HXK2, that arose from the whole genome duplication) encodes the protein MVHLGPKKPQARKGSMADVPKELMDEIHQLEDMFTVDSETLRKVVKHFIDELNKGLTKKGGNIPMIPGWVMEFPTGKESGNYLAIDLGGTNLRVVLVKLSGNHTFDTTQSKYKLPHDMRTTKHQEELWSFIADSLKDFMVEQELLNTKDTLPLGFTFSYPASQNKINEGILQRWTKGFDIPNVEGHDVVPLLQNEISKRELPIEIVALINDTVGTLIASYYTDPETKMGVIFGTGVNGAFYDVVSDIEKLEGKLADDIPSNSPMAINCEYGSFDNEHLVLPRTKYDVAVDEQSPRPGQQAFEKMTSGYYLGELLRLVLLELNEKGLMLKDQDLSKLKQPYIMDTSYPARIEDDPFENLEDTDDIFQKDFGVKTTLPERKLIRRLCELIGTRAARLAVCGIAAICQKRGYKTGHIAADGSVYNKYPGFKEAAAKGLRDIYGWTGDASKDPITIVPAEDGSGAGAAVIAALSEKRIAEGKSLGIIGA
- the RPN12 gene encoding proteasome regulatory particle lid subunit RPN12 (Subunit of the 19S regulatory particle of the 26S proteasome lid; synthetically lethal with RPT1, which is an ATPase component of the 19S regulatory particle; physically interacts with Nob1p and Rpn3p; protein abundance increases in response to DNA replication stress), which codes for MPSLAELTKSLSIAFENGDYAACEKLLPPIKIELIKNNLLIPDLSIQNDIYLNDLMITKRILEVGALASIQTFNFDSFENYFNQLKPYYFSNNHKLSESDKKSKLISLYLLNLLSQNNTTKFHSELQYLDKHIKNLEDDSLLSYPIKLDRWLMEGSYQKAWDLLQSGSQNISEFDSFTDILKSAIRDEIAKNTELSYDFLPLSNIKALLFFNNEKETEKFALERNWPIVNSKVYFNNQSKEKADYEDEMMHEEDQKTNIIEKAMDYAISIENIV